Proteins from a genomic interval of Cupriavidus sp. WKF15:
- a CDS encoding CreA family protein, giving the protein MARTLCLLAGACLAVAGVPAPAEEIGSVNTNFRMTGSDKVVIEAYDDPMVQGVTCYVSRARTGGIKGSLGMAEDPPEASIACRQVGPISFKGPLRQQDDVFSERMSILFKTLHVIRAVDRKRNTLVYLTYSDRIVSGSPQNSVTAVPVPGGTAIPVK; this is encoded by the coding sequence ATGGCTCGCACGCTTTGCCTGCTTGCCGGCGCCTGCCTGGCGGTGGCCGGCGTCCCGGCGCCGGCCGAGGAAATCGGCAGCGTCAACACCAATTTCCGCATGACCGGCTCGGACAAGGTGGTCATCGAAGCGTATGACGACCCGATGGTGCAGGGCGTGACCTGCTACGTGTCACGCGCCCGTACAGGCGGTATCAAGGGGTCGCTGGGCATGGCGGAAGACCCGCCGGAGGCGTCGATCGCGTGCCGGCAGGTGGGGCCGATCTCGTTCAAGGGGCCCCTGCGGCAACAGGATGACGTGTTCTCGGAACGCATGTCGATCCTGTTCAAGACCTTGCATGTGATCCGCGCCGTCGACCGCAAGCGTAATACGCTGGTCTACCTGACATACTCCGACCGCATTGTCAGCGGCAGTCCGCAGAACAGTGTGACGGCCGTGCCGGTGCCGGGCGGCACCGCCATTCCGGTCAAATAA
- a CDS encoding class I adenylate-forming enzyme family protein, giving the protein MSSKFEPAGNWPAMSLAEAHARLTAPSAPFETETRVIRSIPTTVWKNAPPTLRDLFQATQAFGARTFVVYEDERVSYAAFRRAALHVAQALVRDGVRQGDRVAIAMRNLPEWPVAFYGALLAGAIVTPLNAWWTGAELEYGLVDSGSRVAIVDAERLDRLTGHLPSCPALERVYVSRASALGNDQKIVPLESVTGPTAAWATLPELPLPDLDIAPEDDATIFYTSGTTGKPKGALGTHRNATSVAVASLFSPLRNLLRRGEPIPAPDPAAPQKAALLSVPFFHVTGCMAVLNSALATGGKIVLMHRWDALRALELIERERCTTAGGVPTIAWQLLEHPERGRFDLSSLESISYGGAPASPELVRRIGETTPQSAPGIGWGMTETSATFTSHSAEEYVLRPDSSGPALPIGEMKVVDGRGQALPPGEAGELMVRGANVVRGYWNKPEATAQTFADGWLRTGDIARLDEEGFLYIVDRMKDMLIRGGENIYCIEVESTLYEHPAVMDAALVGIPHKVLGEEPGAVVSLKPGMQATEDELRGFVAQRLAAFKVPVRIIVLPDLLPRNANGKILKSNLRKLFGPGT; this is encoded by the coding sequence ATGTCGAGCAAGTTCGAGCCGGCCGGCAACTGGCCAGCCATGTCATTGGCCGAGGCCCACGCCCGCCTCACGGCGCCAAGCGCTCCGTTCGAGACGGAAACGCGCGTCATTCGCAGCATTCCCACCACCGTCTGGAAGAACGCGCCGCCGACGCTGCGCGACCTGTTCCAGGCCACGCAAGCTTTTGGCGCACGTACTTTCGTGGTCTACGAAGACGAGCGCGTCAGCTATGCGGCCTTCCGCCGGGCGGCACTGCATGTCGCGCAGGCACTGGTGCGCGATGGCGTCCGCCAGGGTGACCGCGTGGCGATTGCCATGCGCAACCTGCCCGAGTGGCCCGTGGCCTTCTACGGCGCCTTGCTGGCCGGCGCCATCGTCACGCCGCTGAATGCATGGTGGACGGGGGCCGAGCTCGAATACGGACTGGTCGATTCAGGCAGCCGCGTCGCGATTGTCGACGCCGAACGGCTGGATCGACTCACTGGCCATCTGCCCAGCTGCCCCGCGCTGGAACGCGTCTACGTGTCGCGGGCAAGCGCACTCGGCAACGACCAGAAGATCGTACCGCTCGAAAGCGTGACCGGCCCCACCGCGGCATGGGCAACGCTGCCGGAACTGCCGCTCCCCGACTTGGACATCGCACCAGAGGATGACGCGACGATCTTCTATACGTCCGGCACCACCGGCAAACCCAAGGGGGCGCTGGGCACGCACCGCAATGCCACCAGCGTTGCCGTGGCCAGCCTGTTCAGCCCGCTGCGCAACCTGCTGCGGCGCGGCGAGCCGATTCCCGCGCCGGACCCTGCAGCGCCGCAGAAGGCTGCATTGCTGTCCGTACCGTTCTTCCACGTGACAGGCTGCATGGCCGTGCTGAACAGCGCACTGGCAACGGGCGGCAAGATTGTGCTGATGCACCGCTGGGATGCCTTGCGCGCGCTCGAACTCATCGAGCGTGAGCGTTGCACCACGGCCGGCGGCGTGCCCACCATCGCCTGGCAGCTGCTGGAGCATCCGGAGCGCGGGCGCTTCGATCTTTCGTCGCTGGAGAGTATCAGCTACGGCGGCGCGCCGGCTTCGCCCGAACTCGTGCGCCGCATCGGCGAAACCACGCCGCAGTCGGCGCCGGGCATAGGCTGGGGCATGACGGAAACGTCCGCCACGTTCACGAGCCACAGTGCGGAAGAATACGTGCTGCGGCCGGACAGCAGCGGTCCGGCCCTGCCGATCGGCGAGATGAAGGTCGTGGATGGCCGCGGCCAGGCGCTGCCGCCCGGCGAAGCCGGCGAGCTGATGGTGCGCGGCGCGAATGTGGTTCGCGGCTACTGGAACAAGCCCGAGGCGACCGCGCAGACGTTTGCCGATGGCTGGCTGCGCACCGGCGATATCGCGAGGCTCGATGAAGAGGGCTTCCTCTATATCGTCGATCGCATGAAGGACATGCTGATCCGCGGCGGCGAGAATATCTATTGCATCGAGGTGGAAAGCACGCTCTACGAGCATCCGGCGGTGATGGATGCCGCCCTGGTCGGCATCCCGCACAAGGTGCTGGGCGAGGAACCGGGCGCCGTGGTCAGCCTCAAGCCCGGCATGCAGGCCACCGAAGACGAACTGCGCGGTTTTGTCGCGCAGCGGCTGGCGGCGTTCAAGGTGCCGGTACGGATCATCGTGCTGCCCGACCTGCTGCCGCGCAACGCGAATGGCAAGATCCTGAAGTCAAACCTGCGCAAGCTGTTCGGGCCGGGCACATGA
- a CDS encoding SDR family oxidoreductase has product MSLFDLSGKVAIVTGSSRGIGRAIAEQMAVQGAKVVISSRKAEACQEVVDAINARHGAGTAIAVPANISSKDDLQRLVDETNRTFGKIDVLVCNAASNPYYGPMSGVSDDQFRKVLDNNVISNHWLIQMVAPQMIERKDGSIIIVSSIGGLRGSPTIGVYNISKAADFQLARNLAVEFGPHNVRVNCIAPGLIKTDFARALWEDPERYKQSTLGAPLRRIGEPVEIAGAAVFLASAASTFMTGQAMVVDGGVTI; this is encoded by the coding sequence ATGTCATTGTTCGATTTGTCGGGCAAGGTCGCGATCGTGACGGGCTCATCGCGCGGCATCGGCCGCGCCATTGCGGAGCAGATGGCGGTTCAGGGCGCCAAAGTGGTTATCTCGTCGCGCAAGGCCGAAGCCTGCCAGGAGGTGGTCGACGCGATCAACGCGCGCCACGGCGCCGGCACCGCGATTGCCGTCCCGGCCAATATCTCTTCGAAGGACGACCTGCAGCGCCTCGTCGATGAAACCAACCGCACCTTCGGCAAGATCGATGTCCTCGTCTGCAATGCGGCATCGAACCCGTACTACGGCCCGATGAGCGGCGTGTCCGACGACCAGTTCCGCAAGGTGCTCGACAACAACGTCATCTCGAACCACTGGCTGATCCAGATGGTGGCGCCGCAGATGATCGAGCGCAAGGACGGTTCGATCATCATCGTCTCGTCGATCGGTGGCCTGCGCGGCTCGCCGACCATCGGCGTGTACAACATCTCGAAGGCCGCCGATTTCCAGCTCGCGCGCAATCTCGCTGTGGAGTTTGGCCCGCACAATGTGCGCGTGAACTGCATCGCGCCCGGACTGATCAAGACCGACTTCGCACGCGCGCTGTGGGAAGACCCCGAGCGCTACAAGCAATCCACCCTGGGCGCGCCGCTGCGCCGCATCGGCGAACCGGTCGAGATCGCGGGCGCGGCCGTGTTCCTGGCCTCCGCCGCGAGCACCTTCATGACGGGCCAGGCCATGGTCGTCGACGGCGGCGTCACGATCTGA
- a CDS encoding arylamine N-acetyltransferase: MITLDSSRLDAYLARLGIDAPPSPTLEALDALIAAQLARIPFENIDPLLGRPVRIDVDAVFDKLVTHRRGGYCFELNTLLAAALTALGYTVTPLAARVRWGVADSVQTPASHMLLRVEVAHRSYLADVGFGGPTPFRALPMSAPAASSFPYRLTVAPDSAMPGAFHCQDLEVRGAQGWLKVYRFDLSPQPWIDFISRNWYISTHPDSIFTQRLMLARSDGDVRLTLANGELAERRADGTLRRQTLTSADDVIDAVVNRFQVELDADLRDGLGRVLPTLLHA, translated from the coding sequence ATGATCACGCTCGACTCCTCCCGCCTCGATGCCTACCTGGCACGCCTGGGCATCGACGCCCCGCCCTCCCCGACGCTGGAAGCGCTCGACGCGCTGATCGCCGCGCAACTCGCACGCATCCCGTTCGAGAACATCGACCCGCTGCTGGGCCGCCCGGTACGGATCGACGTCGACGCGGTCTTCGACAAGCTCGTTACGCACCGGCGTGGCGGCTATTGCTTCGAGCTCAACACGCTGCTGGCCGCCGCGCTGACGGCACTGGGCTACACGGTGACGCCGCTTGCCGCACGCGTGCGCTGGGGCGTGGCCGATTCGGTCCAGACGCCGGCATCGCACATGCTGCTGCGCGTGGAAGTTGCACATCGCAGCTACCTGGCCGATGTGGGCTTTGGCGGCCCCACGCCTTTCCGGGCGCTGCCAATGTCGGCGCCGGCCGCCTCGTCGTTCCCGTACCGCCTGACCGTGGCGCCGGATAGCGCCATGCCTGGCGCTTTTCATTGCCAGGATCTGGAAGTGCGTGGCGCACAGGGCTGGCTCAAGGTCTACCGCTTCGACCTGTCGCCGCAGCCGTGGATCGATTTCATCTCCCGCAACTGGTACATCAGCACGCATCCGGACAGCATCTTCACGCAGCGACTCATGCTCGCCCGTTCCGACGGCGACGTGCGCCTGACCCTTGCCAACGGCGAACTGGCCGAGCGCCGCGCCGACGGCACCTTGCGGCGGCAGACGCTGACTTCGGCCGACGATGTCATCGACGCCGTCGTCAACCGCTTCCAGGTGGAACTGGACGCGGACCTGCGCGACGGCCTCGGGCGAGTGCTGCCCACGCTGCTGCACGCCTGA
- a CDS encoding Crp/Fnr family transcriptional regulator, giving the protein MGMAQPPSGGTRGPSGIPRATPGGRPKTSRPDAAVALRASAWFCQLPQALQQALLEDGAWRQLAAGEALFARGDAFDGLYCVAGGTMQVDAAGESGKAALLGLLEAGAWFGEICLFDGLPRTHDARAVHAALLWHIPRASLERRLAQHPSWWREFGLLLAAKTRMVFDFVEEMQLLPPAARIARRLAAIARGYGNPPSTEGETPAHPRAVQTVRIPQEQLAQMLGLSRQTVNQALRELESRGLLRLRYGSVDLLDLVALETLN; this is encoded by the coding sequence ATGGGCATGGCTCAGCCCCCCAGCGGCGGCACGCGCGGCCCGTCAGGCATCCCTCGCGCCACACCCGGCGGCAGACCGAAAACTTCGCGCCCGGACGCTGCGGTCGCACTGCGCGCGAGCGCCTGGTTTTGCCAGTTGCCGCAGGCGCTGCAACAGGCGCTTCTCGAAGATGGTGCCTGGCGCCAGCTGGCCGCCGGGGAAGCCTTGTTTGCCCGCGGCGATGCATTCGACGGCCTGTATTGCGTGGCCGGCGGCACCATGCAGGTCGATGCCGCCGGCGAGTCCGGCAAGGCGGCTCTGCTCGGCCTGCTGGAAGCCGGCGCCTGGTTCGGCGAAATCTGCCTGTTCGACGGCTTGCCGCGCACCCATGACGCGCGCGCCGTGCACGCCGCGCTGTTGTGGCATATCCCGCGCGCGAGCCTGGAACGCAGGCTCGCGCAGCATCCGTCATGGTGGCGCGAGTTCGGCCTGCTGCTCGCGGCGAAGACGCGGATGGTCTTCGACTTTGTCGAGGAAATGCAGCTGCTGCCGCCGGCCGCGCGCATTGCCAGACGACTAGCCGCCATCGCACGCGGCTATGGCAACCCGCCTTCCACGGAGGGCGAGACACCCGCCCACCCGCGCGCGGTCCAGACCGTGCGGATTCCGCAGGAACAGCTTGCGCAGATGCTCGGGCTGTCGCGGCAGACCGTCAACCAGGCACTGCGCGAGCTTGAATCGCGTGGCCTGCTGCGCCTGCGGTACGGCAGCGTCGATCTGCTGGACCTTGTCGCGCTCGAAACGCTCAACTGA
- a CDS encoding Mpo1-like protein, protein MKTLVEHLANYAAYHRDPRNVATHFIGIPMIVLAVTTLLGRPAIPLGEGAAHLTPAMVVYALSCLFYLRLSAGFGLAMVMVLALFLYAGAHLAALPTGAWLAAGVGLFVAGWIIQFVGHYYEGRKPAFVDDLVGLLVGPLFLVAETAFACGLAADTRDAVNARAS, encoded by the coding sequence ATGAAAACGCTGGTCGAACATCTGGCCAACTACGCCGCCTATCACCGCGATCCCCGCAACGTCGCTACGCATTTCATCGGTATCCCGATGATCGTGCTCGCCGTCACCACGCTGCTGGGGCGGCCCGCCATACCGCTGGGCGAAGGCGCCGCCCATCTCACGCCCGCGATGGTGGTGTATGCGCTGTCGTGCCTGTTCTACCTGCGCCTGTCAGCGGGCTTCGGGCTGGCGATGGTGATGGTCCTGGCTCTGTTCCTGTATGCGGGCGCGCATCTGGCGGCGCTCCCCACGGGGGCATGGCTTGCCGCCGGTGTCGGCCTGTTTGTTGCCGGCTGGATCATCCAGTTCGTCGGCCATTACTATGAAGGCCGCAAGCCCGCCTTTGTCGACGACCTTGTCGGGCTGCTGGTCGGCCCGCTGTTCCTGGTGGCGGAAACCGCGTTCGCCTGCGGGCTGGCGGCGGATACCCGCGATGCGGTGAACGCACGGGCGTCCTGA
- a CDS encoding HU family DNA-binding protein — protein sequence MATKAKPTAKTTATKPAAKKAAATKAPVKAAAKKAAPAKKAAPAAAVTPRPLKDTFNKSSLVAHLVAQTQLEAKAVKTVLAHLENTIVGALNKKGAGEFTLPGLLKVTAQQVPAKKKRFGKDPFTGEERWFPAKPASVKVKVRPLKKLKDAAA from the coding sequence ATGGCGACCAAAGCGAAACCGACCGCGAAGACGACTGCAACCAAGCCCGCCGCCAAGAAGGCTGCGGCAACGAAGGCACCCGTGAAGGCTGCCGCCAAGAAGGCCGCGCCGGCCAAGAAGGCTGCTCCGGCTGCCGCGGTGACCCCGCGTCCGCTGAAGGACACCTTCAACAAGTCGAGCCTGGTCGCTCACCTGGTAGCCCAGACCCAGCTGGAAGCCAAGGCCGTGAAGACGGTGCTGGCCCACCTGGAAAACACCATCGTTGGCGCGCTGAACAAGAAGGGCGCTGGCGAATTCACGCTGCCGGGCCTGCTGAAGGTGACGGCGCAGCAAGTGCCGGCCAAGAAGAAGCGCTTCGGCAAGGATCCGTTCACCGGTGAAGAGCGTTGGTTCCCGGCCAAGCCGGCCAGCGTCAAGGTGAAGGTTCGCCCGCTGAAGAAGCTGAAGGACGCTGCAGCCTGA
- a CDS encoding 5-carboxymethyl-2-hydroxymuconate Delta-isomerase: protein MPHLVIEITENTRLNCSPEELLDEANAALLASGEFGEPDIKSRCITLSTFRQGVQAAERAFVHARLSILDGRELAVRRALGQAICDVIAEAVRPASAEGQSVQISVEVCEMERASYAKQIVGG from the coding sequence ATGCCTCATCTCGTCATCGAAATCACCGAAAACACGCGCCTCAACTGTTCGCCCGAAGAACTGCTCGACGAGGCCAACGCCGCGCTGCTGGCGTCCGGCGAATTCGGCGAGCCCGATATCAAGTCACGCTGCATCACCCTGTCCACGTTCCGCCAGGGCGTGCAGGCCGCCGAGCGCGCCTTCGTGCATGCACGCCTGTCCATCCTGGATGGCCGCGAACTCGCGGTCAGGCGTGCGCTGGGCCAGGCCATCTGCGATGTCATTGCCGAGGCCGTTCGCCCTGCCTCCGCCGAAGGACAGAGCGTGCAGATCAGCGTCGAAGTGTGCGAAATGGAGCGTGCCAGCTACGCCAAGCAGATCGTCGGCGGCTGA
- a CDS encoding MgtC/SapB family protein — translation METISFEIFLRLFCGLLAGAVIGLDRNLRGKAAGMRTLGLVSLGAATAVCLVTQSGHPMDAVSRVLQGLLTGIGFLGVGVIARHGVHQRPQGLTTAAAIWLAAILGAAAGAGYYVVGGLALVLGMALLWMGGRLETRLHRVLDPINGDKHDRRNNGDEGKQARGGDRDDRDHDDDIFP, via the coding sequence ATGGAAACCATCAGCTTCGAAATCTTCCTGCGCCTGTTCTGCGGCTTGCTGGCGGGCGCAGTGATTGGCCTGGACCGCAACCTGCGCGGCAAGGCCGCCGGCATGCGCACACTGGGACTGGTATCTCTGGGGGCGGCAACGGCGGTATGTCTGGTGACGCAGTCCGGACATCCGATGGATGCTGTCTCGCGCGTGCTGCAGGGACTGCTGACGGGCATCGGCTTCCTGGGCGTGGGCGTGATCGCCCGCCATGGCGTGCACCAGCGCCCGCAGGGGCTGACCACGGCGGCGGCAATCTGGCTGGCAGCCATCCTGGGCGCGGCGGCGGGCGCGGGCTACTACGTGGTTGGCGGCCTGGCGCTCGTGCTTGGCATGGCGCTGCTATGGATGGGGGGGCGGCTGGAAACTCGGCTGCACCGCGTGCTGGATCCCATCAACGGTGACAAGCATGACCGTCGCAACAATGGCGACGAGGGAAAGCAGGCGAGAGGCGGCGACCGGGACGACCGCGATCACGACGACGACATTTTTCCGTAA
- the rocF gene encoding arginase: protein MKPITLFGAPTDVGASTRGCTMGPEALRIADIVPALVRMQSDVRDAGNIAGPVNPLAPPVQGMRHLDEVVAWNRAVFDTSTRILEAGRMPVLLGGDHCLAVGSVSAVARHCRLAGRKLVVLWLDAHADANIGSSTPTGNMHGMPVACLCGDGPVQLTMLSGQTPAVLPQEIRQVGIRSVDAQEKLRLHALGLKVFDMRYIDEYGMRQTMEQALTGVDDDTHLHVSFDVDFIDSAIAPGVGTTVLGGPTYRETQLCMEMIADTGRLSSLDVMELNPACDVRNETARLVVDFLESLFGKSTLLRAR, encoded by the coding sequence ATGAAGCCGATTACGCTGTTTGGAGCGCCGACGGATGTCGGGGCAAGCACCAGGGGCTGCACCATGGGGCCGGAGGCGCTGCGCATTGCGGACATTGTTCCGGCTCTCGTCAGGATGCAGTCGGATGTGCGTGATGCCGGAAATATCGCGGGGCCGGTCAATCCGCTGGCGCCGCCCGTGCAGGGCATGCGCCATCTCGACGAGGTGGTGGCATGGAACCGGGCCGTATTCGACACCAGCACGCGCATTCTCGAAGCGGGCAGGATGCCAGTTCTGCTGGGCGGCGACCACTGCCTGGCGGTCGGGTCGGTAAGCGCAGTGGCCCGGCACTGCCGCCTGGCTGGCCGGAAGCTTGTGGTGCTCTGGCTCGATGCGCATGCCGACGCGAATATTGGATCCAGCACGCCGACCGGCAACATGCACGGCATGCCGGTGGCCTGTCTGTGCGGCGACGGTCCCGTGCAGCTGACCATGCTCAGCGGCCAGACTCCGGCAGTGTTGCCGCAGGAAATCCGCCAGGTCGGCATCCGCAGCGTCGATGCGCAGGAGAAGCTGAGACTGCATGCGCTTGGCTTGAAGGTGTTCGATATGCGCTATATCGATGAGTACGGCATGCGCCAGACCATGGAGCAGGCGCTGACCGGCGTGGACGACGACACCCACCTGCATGTGAGCTTCGACGTGGATTTCATTGACTCCGCCATAGCGCCGGGCGTCGGCACGACGGTCCTGGGCGGGCCGACCTATCGCGAGACCCAGCTCTGCATGGAGATGATCGCCGACACGGGCAGGCTGTCGTCGCTGGACGTGATGGAACTCAATCCGGCCTGCGATGTGCGCAATGAAACGGCAAGACTTGTGGTGGACTTCCTGGAAAGCCTGTTCGGCAAGTCCACGCTGCTGCGGGCGCGCTGA
- a CDS encoding HAD domain-containing protein yields MSERLIMLDVPGVLYSDRSQARLGGVPDSGTLRDVHFFDPIALGYIRRLFGLAGARVVVSDAWRRGTPAAIFQQLDLQVEGMTPPVAGGHGAEIAAYFDSRPMPSSYVIVSCAPAASMTEAQREHLVSVDPAEGLTVANFRQALDILGVACPSTLMPPPRLDAGLRAKLAQLQRLAREEPARFDTPAESAAAVALHA; encoded by the coding sequence ATGTCCGAACGACTCATCATGCTGGACGTACCCGGCGTACTGTATTCCGACCGGTCCCAGGCCCGGCTCGGCGGGGTTCCCGATTCGGGCACCTTGCGCGATGTCCACTTCTTCGACCCCATCGCGCTCGGCTATATCCGCCGGCTCTTCGGCCTGGCCGGGGCACGCGTGGTGGTGTCGGACGCCTGGCGGCGCGGCACACCGGCAGCCATCTTCCAACAGCTCGACCTGCAGGTGGAAGGCATGACGCCGCCTGTAGCAGGCGGCCACGGCGCGGAGATTGCCGCTTACTTTGACAGCCGGCCCATGCCGTCCTCGTATGTGATCGTGTCCTGCGCACCGGCAGCGTCGATGACCGAGGCGCAGCGTGAACACCTGGTCAGCGTCGATCCGGCCGAGGGTCTCACCGTCGCGAACTTCCGGCAGGCGCTGGATATTCTTGGTGTGGCCTGCCCATCCACGCTGATGCCCCCTCCGCGGCTCGACGCCGGCCTCCGGGCCAAGCTGGCCCAGCTGCAGCGGCTTGCGCGCGAAGAGCCGGCACGCTTCGATACGCCTGCGGAATCGGCCGCCGCCGTGGCACTGCACGCCTGA
- a CDS encoding methyl-accepting chemotaxis protein, producing the protein MLQTLKLSGQPGQARWTSRLARLPLLARLCAAFALVYLFGAAVGVTGIVNLIDLRQRSDALYRQDMHGAISAERAQSALARLGRAQLSITMATSGSERDEAAADIDAALGRLDTALEGIRRAAPAQAERLQPERAQAGKLLQAYVALVRQQPLDPLQFDSAVSVDGHFVSEQLMRLSGMMEATRARQERQAADTMASVGSRQAMAQALMIGLLAASLAAAAALAWFAARSLTTELGGEPADAAGAATRIAAGDLTGAIRLRSGGTHSVLGLLSRMRDQLAGVLARIRDSAQDITAASAGIAAGNHDLAARTSQQAAALAGAAESVRRLAELVRQSHTQATGSSSVAQQARTAAHSGSAVVREMSGAMEAVHVHSRHIAEVVTLIESIAFQTNILALNAAVEAARAGPAGRGFAVVAQEVRALAQRSASSAREIGDIVGNATREIERSAHLTTEVVNAMDRIDAAVGHSHDLASELCGLADEQAQAVRAVGHSVGQLEQTAQQNAELVDTVAAQAERLDSLAAGLEQDVARFRF; encoded by the coding sequence GTGTTGCAGACACTCAAGCTATCCGGCCAGCCAGGCCAGGCCCGCTGGACCTCGCGCCTCGCGCGCCTGCCGTTGCTGGCGCGACTGTGCGCCGCGTTCGCGCTGGTGTACCTGTTCGGCGCCGCGGTCGGCGTGACAGGCATTGTCAACCTCATTGACCTGCGCCAGCGCAGCGACGCACTCTATCGCCAGGACATGCACGGGGCGATTTCCGCCGAACGGGCGCAATCGGCGCTGGCTCGGCTGGGACGGGCGCAGTTGTCCATCACCATGGCGACGAGCGGCAGCGAGCGCGATGAAGCTGCCGCCGACATCGACGCGGCGCTGGGCCGGCTCGATACTGCGCTCGAAGGAATCCGGCGCGCTGCGCCAGCCCAGGCCGAGCGCCTCCAACCCGAGCGCGCCCAGGCCGGCAAGCTGCTGCAAGCCTATGTCGCACTGGTACGCCAGCAACCGCTGGACCCGCTGCAGTTCGACAGCGCGGTTTCCGTGGACGGCCATTTCGTCTCGGAACAGCTCATGAGACTGAGCGGCATGATGGAAGCAACACGCGCGCGCCAGGAGCGTCAGGCCGCCGACACCATGGCAAGCGTCGGTTCGCGCCAGGCCATGGCCCAGGCGCTGATGATCGGCCTGCTGGCGGCCAGCCTGGCCGCCGCAGCCGCACTGGCATGGTTCGCCGCACGCAGCCTCACCACCGAGCTTGGCGGCGAACCGGCAGACGCCGCGGGGGCGGCCACGCGCATTGCGGCTGGCGACCTCACGGGCGCGATCCGCCTGCGCAGCGGCGGCACGCACAGCGTGCTGGGCCTGCTTTCGCGCATGCGCGACCAGTTGGCCGGCGTGCTGGCACGCATCCGCGATTCCGCCCAGGACATTACCGCCGCCAGCGCCGGCATCGCCGCGGGCAATCACGACCTCGCCGCGCGCACCAGCCAGCAGGCCGCCGCGCTGGCGGGCGCGGCCGAGAGCGTGCGCCGCCTGGCCGAGCTGGTCAGACAGTCCCACACCCAGGCCACCGGATCCAGCAGCGTCGCACAGCAGGCGCGCACAGCCGCGCATTCGGGCTCGGCAGTCGTGCGCGAGATGAGCGGCGCCATGGAAGCCGTACACGTGCATTCGCGGCACATCGCCGAGGTCGTCACACTGATCGAGAGCATTGCGTTCCAGACCAATATTCTCGCCCTGAATGCAGCGGTCGAAGCCGCACGCGCCGGCCCGGCCGGGCGCGGCTTCGCCGTGGTGGCGCAGGAAGTCCGCGCATTGGCGCAGCGCAGCGCGAGTTCGGCCCGAGAAATCGGCGACATCGTCGGCAACGCCACGCGAGAGATCGAGCGCAGTGCGCACCTGACCACGGAAGTGGTCAACGCCATGGATCGCATCGACGCCGCCGTGGGCCACAGCCACGATCTGGCCAGCGAGCTTTGCGGACTGGCCGATGAACAGGCTCAAGCCGTCCGCGCTGTCGGGCATTCTGTCGGGCAGCTTGAGCAAACCGCACAGCAAAATGCCGAGCTGGTGGATACCGTGGCGGCGCAGGCCGAGCGCCTGGACAGCCTCGCGGCAGGGCTGGAGCAGGATGTGGCTCGCTTCCGCTTCTAG